The DNA sequence TCTCTAGATCGTTTAGAAAAATCTTTTCCGCCTTTGCGCCTGAATCCCCAGCACCTCTAAGAACCTCATCCACCAAGATATCGGTATTCCCTTCTTTTCTCGGACTACCGATTACACCAAGGACCCTCATTTGAAATCACATTTTAATTTGATCTTATTGCTCCCCTATAAGAAGTTTGTAAAAGAAACAAACTCTTTATACGAAGAATAAATGTGCGATATAAATTTCCGCATTAGTTAGAGATCTTGAGGCTGAAAACAAAACCATTAAAAGTTCTTATGGAGCTGTCTAAGCATCTTATGTGATTGGTCCTTAGACGTTTCAATCGCGCACCCTAGGACGGAACTGAATCCATGAGAAACTCTATCTGGTCTATCGCAATCTCCCATATGTTCATTGAAATTTTTTTCTTAATGCATTTAGCCCTTATCCCAGTTTTTCTTAAAGAATTCAATCTTACGATAGTTGAGGCGTCATTAATAGTCACCGTCCCTACATCACTAGGATTATTAACAAACGTCTCTTCAGGATTCTTGGTCGACAAAATTGGACCAAAGCCAATATTGGTCTGTGGGATGATGCTGCAAGCTATTGGAGGTTTTGTGGTAGCTAGTAGTTGGGATATAGTATCACTAATCTCAGGCGCTAGCTGTATAGGCATAGCATCTTCATTTTATCACAACTCGGGTCTCTCAATAATTAGTAAGGACCTTAGGAAGTATGAGTTAAGCAAAGGCATGGGATTCCATTCCGCTATGGGAAGTGTAGGGACTACAATGGGATTGCTTACGCTTCCTTTTATGTTAATTTATTACAATTGGCGTTTGGCCTATATCATATGGACAATCCCAATTTTGTTTTGGGCTTTTAACCTTATGCGAATAAGGCTGAGAACGATTAATCTACCAGAAAAGACAGGGGTCAGGTCAGCTAGATCGATCCTTAGTAAGGATTTTGTTACATTTCTTATTGCAATGGGATTTCGACAATCAGGGGCAATTATTATCATAACTTTCATAACTACATATATGGTTCTATTCAGGGGTTTATCTGAAGTTACTTCAAGTCTAATCTTCGCAATCGGGCCTCCTATAGGCATATTTAGCTCTCTCTTATCTGGGTACCTGGGGTATTTAGTGGGTGACAAAAAAGTCTTAATTTTAGTGATGGTTGGAGCTATGTTTTCTGTTGCTTTTATCCCCTTTGCTTCGACTACTTTTTTATTGGTATTGATATTCCTGTGTTTCATGTTTTTTAATCAAGCTGTTTGGGCGCCATTAGCTAGTGTCACAGCCACTCTAACGCCCCCCAATAGGAGAGGTTTGGGTTATAGTTTATCTAT is a window from the Candidatus Bathyarchaeota archaeon genome containing:
- a CDS encoding MFS transporter, which gives rise to MRNSIWSIAISHMFIEIFFLMHLALIPVFLKEFNLTIVEASLIVTVPTSLGLLTNVSSGFLVDKIGPKPILVCGMMLQAIGGFVVASSWDIVSLISGASCIGIASSFYHNSGLSIISKDLRKYELSKGMGFHSAMGSVGTTMGLLTLPFMLIYYNWRLAYIIWTIPILFWAFNLMRIRLRTINLPEKTGVRSARSILSKDFVTFLIAMGFRQSGAIIIITFITTYMVLFRGLSEVTSSLIFAIGPPIGIFSSLLSGYLGYLVGDKKVLILVMVGAMFSVAFIPFASTTFLLVLIFLCFMFFNQAVWAPLASVTATLTPPNRRGLGYSLSMSTQQAIIAISPLLAAKLIEDSSLLSMFPLSVVLICIGIVIFILPSWNRHSSFIERKNK